One Anaeromicrobium sediminis genomic region harbors:
- a CDS encoding transketolase, translating into MQNVNIQQLQEVATNIRKDIIQAVNAAGSGHPGGSLSAADLLTVLYFHKMNIDPKNPKMENRDRFVLSKGHAAPVLYGALAERGFFPKEELLKLRHMGAMLQGHPDMKNIPGVEMSTGSLGQGFSTTIGMALASKLDKIDNRIYTLLGDGEIQEGLVWEAAMAAGHYKLDNLTAIVDFNGLQIDGRNDDVMTVSPIDKKFESFGWNVITIDGHNMEEIINAFDEAEKTKGKPTVVIAKTIKGKGVSFMEDQAGWHGSAPNDEQTTTALDELGGVK; encoded by the coding sequence GTGCAAAATGTAAATATTCAACAGCTACAAGAAGTTGCAACTAACATTCGAAAAGACATAATACAAGCAGTTAATGCTGCAGGGTCAGGTCATCCAGGTGGATCATTATCAGCAGCAGATCTGTTAACAGTGCTATATTTCCATAAAATGAATATAGACCCTAAGAATCCTAAGATGGAAAACAGAGATAGATTTGTTTTATCAAAGGGTCATGCAGCACCAGTATTATATGGTGCGTTAGCTGAAAGAGGATTCTTTCCAAAGGAAGAATTATTAAAATTAAGACATATGGGAGCAATGCTTCAAGGTCATCCTGACATGAAGAACATCCCTGGAGTAGAAATGTCTACAGGATCATTAGGTCAAGGATTCTCTACTACAATAGGAATGGCACTTGCTTCTAAGTTAGACAAGATAGATAACAGAATCTATACTCTATTAGGAGATGGAGAAATACAAGAAGGTCTTGTATGGGAAGCAGCAATGGCAGCAGGACACTACAAGTTAGATAACTTAACTGCAATTGTGGACTTCAACGGTCTTCAAATAGATGGTAGAAACGACGATGTTATGACAGTTTCACCTATTGATAAAAAGTTTGAAAGCTTTGGATGGAATGTAATCACAATTGACGGACACAACATGGAAGAGATAATTAATGCCTTTGATGAAGCAGAAAAGACTAAAGGAAAGCCAACTGTAGTTATAGCTAAGACTATAAAAGGTAAGGGCGTATCTTTCATGGAAGATCAAGCTGGATGGCATGGATCGGCTCCTAATGATGAGCAAACAACTACAGCTTTAGATGAACTTGGAGGTGTAAAGTAA
- a CDS encoding transketolase family protein gives MTKIATRVAYGEALVELGQKNENVVVLDADLSKSTKTNGFLQEFPNRFFNMGIAEQNLMGTAAGLSTCGKIPFASTFAMFASGRAFEIIRNSICYPKLNVKVCATHAGITVGEDGASHQALEDLACMRALPNMVVLNPADAVSAKKAVFAMAELDGPAYARFGRANVPVIYDEDFVFEIGKGVEVKEGTDATIIGTGILVAEAMEAHETLKAQGINVRVIDMHTIKPIDKDIIIKAAKETGAIITAEEHNIIGGLGSAVAEVLVENSPVPMKRIGVKDTFGESGKPAQLMEKYGLTAAHIVEAVKDIVKNK, from the coding sequence ATGACAAAGATTGCAACTAGAGTAGCCTATGGAGAGGCTTTAGTAGAACTAGGACAAAAGAATGAAAATGTAGTAGTATTAGACGCTGACCTTTCAAAGTCAACTAAAACTAATGGATTCTTACAAGAATTTCCTAATAGATTCTTTAACATGGGAATAGCAGAACAAAACTTAATGGGTACTGCTGCTGGTCTATCAACTTGCGGTAAAATACCTTTTGCAAGTACATTTGCCATGTTTGCAAGTGGAAGAGCTTTTGAAATAATCAGAAACTCTATCTGTTACCCAAAATTAAACGTTAAAGTATGTGCAACTCACGCTGGAATCACAGTAGGAGAAGATGGAGCATCTCACCAAGCACTAGAAGATTTAGCTTGTATGAGAGCATTACCAAACATGGTAGTATTAAACCCTGCTGATGCAGTATCTGCAAAGAAGGCAGTATTTGCAATGGCAGAGCTTGACGGACCTGCTTATGCTAGATTCGGTAGAGCTAATGTACCAGTTATCTACGATGAAGATTTCGTATTTGAAATTGGTAAAGGAGTAGAAGTAAAAGAAGGTACTGATGCTACAATCATAGGAACTGGAATCCTAGTAGCAGAAGCTATGGAAGCTCATGAAACACTTAAGGCGCAAGGTATTAACGTACGTGTTATAGATATGCATACTATAAAGCCAATTGATAAGGATATTATCATAAAGGCAGCTAAGGAAACTGGTGCTATAATAACTGCTGAAGAGCACAACATTATTGGTGGTCTTGGATCAGCTGTTGCAGAAGTATTAGTAGAAAATTCTCCAGTACCAATGAAGAGAATAGGAGTTAAAGATACTTTTGGTGAGTCTGGAAAGCCAGCTCAGTTAATGGAAAAGTATGGATTAACTGCTGCTCACATTGTTGAAGCTGTTAAGGACATAGTTAAAAATAAATAG
- a CDS encoding flavodoxin domain-containing protein, which produces MRTVVIYKSKSGFVKKYAKWIAEELSADIFETTNLSIDKLLDYDTIIYGGGLYAVGINGINMITKNFSKLKNKNIVVFASGASPFREEVLSEVKNKNFNLEQQKHIKFFYLRGGFDYSKLNKVDKVLMKLLKFKLKRKSELTPDEKGMLAAYDKPVDFTRKKNIEKLIEYVNSIK; this is translated from the coding sequence ATGAGAACTGTTGTTATATATAAGTCTAAATCTGGTTTTGTAAAGAAGTATGCGAAATGGATTGCAGAAGAATTATCTGCTGATATTTTTGAAACTACAAACTTATCCATAGATAAGCTACTAGATTATGACACCATAATATATGGAGGAGGTCTGTATGCCGTAGGAATAAATGGAATTAATATGATAACAAAGAATTTTTCTAAACTCAAAAATAAAAATATAGTAGTTTTTGCTTCTGGAGCATCACCTTTTAGGGAAGAAGTACTTAGTGAAGTTAAGAATAAAAATTTTAACTTAGAGCAACAAAAGCACATAAAATTTTTTTATTTGAGAGGTGGCTTTGATTATAGTAAGTTAAATAAAGTTGACAAAGTACTTATGAAATTACTAAAGTTCAAACTTAAAAGAAAATCAGAACTAACACCTGATGAAAAAGGTATGCTTGCTGCCTATGATAAACCAGTAGATTTTACTAGAAAGAAGAATATAGAAAAATTAATTGAATATGTGAATAGTATTAAGTAA
- a CDS encoding GNAT family N-acetyltransferase: MEFILKIELNGEDYIIKIINSEYEESLQQLCERCSDYFQIERDDCPSINEGHEILNMLPSDKKHSDKFVFGIFNEKSELVSVIDIIKDYPVAGEWMLGLMLIDPKERGKGLGRKIHDFLVQWTSELGADKLRIGVVEQNYKGYEFWKSRGYKEIKRTKVKHGNKENNVIVMNYLI, from the coding sequence GTGGAGTTTATATTAAAGATTGAACTTAATGGTGAAGATTATATTATAAAGATAATTAACTCAGAATATGAAGAGAGTCTTCAACAATTATGTGAACGATGTTCAGATTATTTTCAAATAGAGAGGGATGATTGTCCATCTATTAATGAAGGTCATGAAATTTTAAATATGTTACCTTCTGACAAAAAACATAGTGATAAATTTGTCTTTGGAATCTTTAATGAAAAATCAGAGTTAGTAAGCGTTATTGATATTATTAAGGATTATCCAGTTGCGGGTGAATGGATGTTAGGGCTAATGCTGATTGATCCAAAAGAAAGAGGAAAGGGACTTGGAAGGAAGATTCATGATTTTTTAGTACAATGGACTTCAGAATTAGGAGCAGATAAATTGAGAATAGGTGTAGTTGAACAAAACTACAAGGGATATGAGTTTTGGAAAAGTAGGGGTTATAAAGAAATTAAGAGAACAAAGGTGAAACATGGAAATAAAGAAAATAATGTAATTGTAATGAATTACTTAATATAA
- a CDS encoding protease complex subunit PrcB family protein, with protein sequence MGKLANWFSMKKVLVLILIMILIIGGVFMMKKMFKGNKNVSFETVAEENIPEKIKEILPRYKNLERALACKVDDVVYVIATRGEKPTGGYTIKIDKIGKEKIDEKNKVVVYTTFKDPKAGDVVTQVVTYPYAIVKTDLKELPDTIELKVKYED encoded by the coding sequence ATGGGAAAATTGGCAAATTGGTTTAGCATGAAAAAAGTTTTAGTACTAATTTTAATCATGATTTTAATTATAGGTGGCGTGTTTATGATGAAAAAAATGTTTAAAGGAAACAAGAACGTATCTTTTGAAACGGTAGCAGAAGAAAATATCCCTGAGAAGATAAAAGAAATACTTCCTAGATACAAAAATCTAGAAAGGGCATTAGCTTGTAAAGTTGATGATGTAGTATACGTAATTGCTACAAGGGGAGAAAAGCCAACAGGTGGATATACTATTAAAATAGATAAAATAGGTAAAGAGAAAATAGACGAAAAGAATAAAGTCGTAGTTTATACTACTTTTAAAGACCCAAAAGCTGGAGATGTGGTTACTCAAGTAGTTACATATCCTTATGCTATAGTTAAAACAGATCTAAAAGAACTTCCAGATACTATTGAATTAAAAGTTAAATATGAAGATTAA
- a CDS encoding Lon protease family protein, with translation MNLENYKVSVDNLRKKCNIDNMKFNTTADIEVSSDIIGQKRAVEALEFGLEMDKKGYNVFVAGEIGTGRSTYTEAIVKERSKEVGPPFDWLYARNFKKPDEPMALYVKNGMGKMLKENVDKIVERLKKQIPEIFMSKEYENQRNILIEEYQNYTKDAIDKLNEIAKDYGFVFQKTERGLISMPVLNGKILNEMEYRSLSEEEIDYFRKNSAQLSIETIERFNELRMLEEEYRTKVKELDKKIGFHAVDYYIRKLKAEFSHNECIEEYLKELQEDIIENINHFKGDNMAPKQPLPFLSKNPTNFFERYEVNLLVDNSSLESAPIVVETNPSYYNLIGRVEYKNEMGLLKTDLMKIKPGAFHKANGGYLIIQAKDLLMNPFAFGALKRALKTNKVNIEGLDKQYGYIITSTLKPQPIELNVKVILIGDMYTYQLLYHYDEDFRKLFKVMADFDIEMKRNDRNIMKMVELVALHCKKEKLYPFTKEAVECLIEYSSRICENKEKLTAKFNKIVDIVYEADKICRKEDKKLVDKEHVQETIDRKISRNNKYEEKLLEMIESGDILIDIENKKIGQINGLAVIGNGEYSFGKPSKITVTTYKGKKGIINIEREVKKSGSIHDKGVMILNGYIGQRFAQKNPLSLNANIVFEQLYSGVDGDSASSTELYAILSSLAEVPIKQSIGVTGSVNQNGEIQPIGGVNEKIEGFYKVCKLKGLNKDQGVLIPHQNVKHLMLNDEVVEAVEKGDFHIYAIKTIEEGIEILTEVEAGHADDHGNYLENSIFYLVNKKLEEFVDKEDEEKKGD, from the coding sequence ATGAATTTAGAAAATTATAAGGTGAGTGTTGATAATCTAAGGAAAAAATGTAATATAGATAACATGAAATTTAACACCACAGCAGATATAGAAGTTTCTAGTGATATAATAGGTCAAAAAAGAGCGGTAGAAGCTTTGGAATTTGGACTTGAAATGGATAAAAAGGGATATAACGTATTTGTAGCAGGTGAAATAGGAACGGGAAGAAGCACTTATACGGAGGCAATCGTTAAAGAAAGGTCTAAGGAAGTAGGGCCACCTTTTGATTGGTTATATGCAAGAAACTTTAAGAAGCCTGATGAACCTATGGCTTTATATGTGAAAAATGGCATGGGAAAAATGCTTAAAGAGAATGTGGACAAGATTGTTGAAAGGCTAAAAAAGCAAATTCCTGAAATATTCATGAGTAAAGAATATGAAAATCAAAGAAATATACTCATAGAAGAATATCAAAACTATACTAAAGATGCAATTGATAAATTAAATGAGATAGCTAAGGATTATGGATTTGTATTTCAAAAGACTGAACGAGGCCTAATAAGTATGCCTGTATTAAATGGCAAAATTTTAAATGAAATGGAATATAGGAGTTTGTCAGAAGAAGAAATAGATTATTTTAGAAAAAATTCTGCCCAACTTAGTATTGAAACCATAGAGAGATTTAATGAACTTAGAATGTTAGAAGAGGAATATAGAACTAAAGTAAAAGAATTAGATAAAAAAATAGGATTTCACGCAGTAGATTATTACATAAGAAAGTTAAAGGCAGAATTCTCCCATAATGAATGTATCGAAGAGTATTTAAAGGAATTACAGGAGGATATAATAGAAAATATTAATCATTTTAAGGGAGATAATATGGCACCAAAGCAGCCACTACCTTTCTTAAGTAAAAATCCAACTAATTTCTTTGAAAGATATGAAGTTAATTTACTTGTAGATAATTCTTCTTTAGAAAGTGCACCTATAGTGGTAGAAACCAATCCAAGTTACTATAATCTAATAGGACGAGTAGAGTACAAAAATGAGATGGGCCTTTTGAAAACTGACCTAATGAAAATAAAGCCAGGAGCATTTCATAAGGCAAATGGAGGATATTTAATAATTCAAGCAAAAGATCTTCTAATGAATCCATTTGCCTTTGGTGCATTAAAAAGAGCATTGAAAACTAACAAAGTAAATATAGAAGGATTAGATAAACAATATGGATATATTATAACTTCAACTTTAAAGCCTCAGCCCATAGAATTAAATGTGAAAGTCATATTAATAGGTGACATGTATACTTATCAACTTTTATATCACTATGATGAAGATTTTAGAAAATTATTTAAAGTTATGGCTGACTTTGATATAGAAATGAAGAGAAATGATAGAAATATAATGAAGATGGTAGAGTTAGTAGCCCTTCATTGTAAAAAGGAAAAACTGTACCCATTTACTAAGGAAGCAGTAGAATGTCTTATAGAGTATAGTTCTAGAATTTGTGAGAACAAAGAAAAATTAACGGCAAAGTTTAATAAAATAGTAGATATAGTCTATGAAGCTGATAAAATATGTAGAAAAGAAGATAAAAAATTAGTAGATAAAGAACATGTACAGGAGACTATAGATAGAAAAATCAGTAGAAATAATAAGTATGAAGAAAAATTATTAGAAATGATAGAATCAGGAGATATATTAATTGATATAGAAAATAAGAAAATTGGACAAATAAATGGTCTTGCTGTAATTGGTAATGGAGAATATTCCTTTGGAAAGCCAAGCAAAATTACTGTTACCACATACAAGGGTAAAAAAGGAATAATCAATATTGAAAGGGAAGTTAAAAAAAGTGGAAGTATCCATGATAAAGGCGTTATGATATTAAATGGATACATAGGACAAAGGTTTGCACAAAAAAATCCATTGTCTTTAAATGCTAATATAGTATTTGAACAATTATACTCAGGGGTTGATGGAGATAGTGCATCTTCTACAGAATTATATGCTATATTATCTAGTTTAGCAGAAGTGCCCATAAAACAGTCTATAGGTGTAACGGGTTCTGTAAATCAAAATGGCGAAATTCAACCAATAGGTGGAGTTAATGAAAAGATAGAAGGCTTTTACAAGGTATGTAAATTAAAAGGATTAAATAAAGATCAAGGAGTTTTAATTCCACATCAAAATGTGAAACATTTAATGTTAAATGATGAAGTGGTAGAGGCTGTAGAAAAGGGAGATTTCCATATTTATGCAATAAAGACTATAGAAGAGGGTATAGAAATATTAACAGAAGTAGAAGCAGGACATGCAGATGATCATGGGAATTATCTAGAGAATAGTATATTTTATTTAGTTAATAAAAAATTAGAGGAATTTGTAGACAAAGAAGATGAAGAAAAGAAAGGTGATTAA
- a CDS encoding S-layer homology domain-containing protein, which produces MRKRKLFGKLMKVSVMMTLVVTLILTGQVTVEAQKFNMSYLYFGDSNDYINYVDRTNDSLQVVAPSYLDINVDGTLNTEKLDLNLVNEMHKRNVEVVPFLSNHWDRTAGENALENREALATQIADAVEQYNLDGVNVDIEGLTEASRNDFTDFVRLIREKIPSEKEVSVAVAANPSGWTQGWHGMYDYTELAKYSNYLMIMAYDESWSGGSPGPVASISFVEKSIQYALNQGVPNEKIVLGIPFYGRIWNLDDTVDYTKPKSEKILGRGVSLSKVDDLLSNYDAKIEYLTGEEVIKATFEIKEEDPEVKLYSWGEPLDVGTYELWFENEKSIKKKLELVQKYNIKGTGSWSLGQEKENLWDYYTMWLNGEYFVDIEGHWAEEDILKVKEKGWMVGMSETHFSPNGSLTRAQAAVILVKAFDLEKKGDTPFFKDVSSSHWAKNAIEIAYQNEIMKGKGNGIFAPDEKITREEMAMVLYNLLADKEVAEEEDNPYGDVYSEHWAYNAIVTMSEYGVFSGFGDGTFRPKEEVSRAQMAALMNKISIDNE; this is translated from the coding sequence ATGAGAAAAAGGAAACTATTTGGTAAATTAATGAAAGTAAGTGTGATGATGACTCTTGTTGTTACCTTGATCCTAACGGGACAAGTAACAGTTGAGGCTCAAAAGTTCAACATGTCATATTTATATTTTGGTGACTCAAATGATTATATAAATTATGTGGATAGAACTAACGATTCTTTACAGGTAGTTGCACCTAGTTATTTAGATATAAATGTTGATGGAACCTTAAATACGGAAAAACTAGATTTAAATCTTGTTAATGAAATGCACAAAAGAAATGTAGAAGTTGTACCTTTTTTAAGTAATCATTGGGATAGAACTGCAGGAGAAAATGCACTAGAGAATAGAGAAGCATTAGCTACACAAATTGCCGATGCTGTTGAGCAATATAATTTAGATGGAGTCAACGTGGATATTGAAGGTTTAACAGAAGCGAGTCGTAATGATTTTACTGACTTTGTAAGACTTATAAGAGAAAAAATACCTAGTGAAAAGGAAGTATCTGTGGCAGTAGCTGCTAATCCTTCTGGTTGGACACAGGGTTGGCATGGAATGTATGATTATACGGAACTTGCTAAGTATAGTAATTATTTAATGATTATGGCTTATGATGAAAGCTGGAGTGGGGGGAGCCCTGGTCCTGTTGCCAGTATCTCCTTTGTGGAAAAATCTATACAATATGCATTAAACCAAGGAGTACCTAATGAGAAGATTGTTTTAGGGATTCCATTTTATGGACGTATTTGGAATTTAGATGATACAGTAGATTATACTAAACCAAAGAGTGAAAAAATCTTAGGACGTGGGGTTTCTTTAAGTAAAGTCGATGATCTTTTATCTAATTATGATGCTAAGATTGAATATTTGACAGGTGAAGAAGTAATAAAAGCTACTTTTGAAATAAAAGAAGAAGACCCTGAAGTAAAATTATATAGTTGGGGAGAACCGCTAGATGTTGGGACCTATGAACTATGGTTTGAAAATGAAAAATCCATAAAGAAAAAATTAGAGCTTGTTCAAAAGTATAATATTAAAGGAACTGGAAGTTGGAGTTTAGGACAAGAAAAAGAAAATCTATGGGATTATTATACTATGTGGTTAAATGGTGAATATTTTGTAGATATTGAAGGTCATTGGGCAGAAGAAGATATTTTAAAAGTAAAAGAAAAAGGGTGGATGGTAGGAATGTCTGAAACTCATTTTTCACCTAATGGATCTTTAACTAGGGCTCAAGCAGCTGTAATATTAGTGAAAGCTTTTGACTTAGAGAAGAAGGGAGATACACCATTTTTTAAAGATGTTTCTTCTAGTCATTGGGCCAAGAATGCAATTGAAATTGCATACCAAAACGAAATTATGAAGGGGAAGGGAAATGGAATATTCGCCCCTGATGAAAAGATTACAAGAGAAGAAATGGCCATGGTGTTATATAACCTGTTAGCAGATAAAGAAGTTGCAGAAGAAGAAGACAATCCATACGGGGACGTTTACTCAGAACATTGGGCATATAACGCAATTGTAACAATGAGTGAATATGGAGTTTTCAGTGGATTTGGTGATGGAACATTCCGTCCAAAAGAAGAAGTTAGTCGAGCTCAAATGGCTGCTTTAATGAATAAAATTTCTATAGATAATGAATAA
- a CDS encoding 5-formyltetrahydrofolate cyclo-ligase: MKKLIRKDLLRIRRSLTKSEVEAKSHKIFTNLCNMDLFKKSKSIMVYMDFRNEVQTDELINYMLKQDKRPIIPISVPSTKELILSELKNPEEDLEEGTYGVLEPKKDKIRPFDPNDLDLILVPGVAFDTSGYRLGYGAGYYDRFISSLKKKVPTIALSFDLQLIEKVPINEFDQKLDYILTESKIIHCK, from the coding sequence GTGAAAAAACTTATTAGAAAAGATTTGCTAAGGATACGTAGGAGCCTTACAAAATCAGAGGTAGAAGCTAAAAGCCATAAAATTTTTACAAACTTATGTAATATGGATTTATTTAAAAAGAGTAAATCTATCATGGTATATATGGACTTTAGAAACGAAGTTCAAACAGATGAACTAATAAATTACATGTTAAAACAGGATAAAAGACCTATTATTCCTATAAGTGTTCCATCTACTAAAGAATTAATATTATCAGAGTTAAAAAATCCTGAGGAAGATCTAGAAGAAGGCACCTATGGAGTATTAGAGCCTAAAAAAGATAAAATAAGGCCCTTTGATCCTAACGATTTAGACCTAATATTAGTTCCAGGAGTAGCCTTTGACACTTCAGGTTATAGGTTAGGCTATGGTGCTGGTTATTATGATCGATTCATATCTTCATTAAAAAAGAAAGTACCAACTATAGCCCTTTCTTTTGACTTACAATTAATAGAAAAAGTTCCAATAAATGAGTTTGATCAAAAACTAGATTATATCCTTACAGAAAGTAAAATAATTCATTGTAAGTAA
- the ftsE gene encoding cell division ATP-binding protein FtsE, whose amino-acid sequence MIKFINVTKQYAENSVALSNINLTIDKGEFLFLVGPSGAGKSTFIKLLLKEIEPTFGKILIEGTNITKLSQRNTPALRRKLGVVFQNFRLLEDKTVYENVAFAMEVINASPREIRRQVPKILGLVGISDKAKFFPHQLSGGEQQRVSIARAIVNNPSLLIADEPTGNLDPETAWEIMRLLRQINRRGTTVLMATHAKDIVDMMKLRVVAIEGGNIVRDDMKGVYGYED is encoded by the coding sequence ATGATAAAGTTTATTAATGTTACTAAACAATATGCAGAGAACTCTGTAGCATTGTCGAATATAAATTTAACTATAGATAAGGGGGAGTTCCTTTTCTTAGTAGGACCCAGTGGTGCTGGGAAATCCACCTTTATTAAATTATTATTAAAGGAAATCGAACCCACTTTTGGAAAAATATTAATTGAGGGTACAAACATTACGAAATTAAGCCAGAGAAATACTCCAGCATTGAGAAGAAAATTAGGAGTAGTATTTCAAAATTTTAGACTATTAGAAGATAAGACCGTATATGAAAATGTGGCATTTGCCATGGAAGTAATAAATGCCAGTCCAAGGGAAATAAGAAGGCAAGTGCCTAAAATATTAGGACTGGTAGGGATTAGTGATAAGGCCAAGTTTTTTCCACATCAATTGTCAGGAGGAGAACAGCAAAGGGTTTCTATAGCAAGGGCTATAGTTAATAATCCATCCCTCTTGATAGCCGATGAACCTACAGGAAATTTAGACCCAGAAACCGCTTGGGAAATTATGAGGTTATTAAGGCAAATAAATAGAAGGGGAACTACTGTATTAATGGCAACCCATGCAAAAGACATAGTAGACATGATGAAGCTAAGAGTTGTAGCAATAGAAGGTGGAAACATTGTGAGAGACGACATGAAGGGTGTGTATGGTTATGAGGATTAG
- the ftsX gene encoding permease-like cell division protein FtsX, which yields MRIRTLFYCIRQGIRGIWRNRMMSMASIFSITSVLIILGVVFTIILNINSFTQITKDEFDSVMVDVKDNASSYETEALGKKIKNIEGVQSVAFVSKNQALKNMQKKWGENGYLLEGLSENPLPNSYVIELSNIEKADEVVSKVKGLQGIEEVRYYKDMVDKILAITNFVKLAGVGVIIVLVIISMFVVANTIKLTVIARKKEIAIMKYVGATNWFIRFPFIIEGIVLGTFAMIISVAVVGFGYKYLYGMITSGSYIMISAYMIPYKILVKSIVVIFGALGIGIGSLGSIVSMRKFLKV from the coding sequence ATGAGGATTAGGACTTTATTCTATTGTATAAGACAAGGTATAAGGGGCATATGGAGAAATAGAATGATGAGTATGGCATCCATATTTTCCATAACATCAGTGTTAATCATATTAGGAGTAGTATTTACTATTATTCTAAATATAAATAGTTTCACTCAAATTACTAAGGACGAATTTGATTCAGTAATGGTAGATGTGAAGGACAATGCTAGTTCTTATGAAACGGAGGCCCTAGGAAAAAAAATAAAGAATATAGAAGGGGTTCAAAGTGTAGCTTTTGTATCTAAAAATCAAGCTCTTAAGAACATGCAGAAAAAATGGGGAGAAAATGGATACTTATTAGAAGGACTATCTGAAAATCCTCTTCCTAACTCCTATGTGATAGAGCTATCCAATATAGAAAAGGCAGACGAAGTAGTTAGTAAGGTAAAAGGATTACAAGGTATTGAAGAGGTCAGATACTATAAGGATATGGTAGATAAAATATTAGCTATAACTAATTTTGTTAAATTAGCAGGTGTAGGAGTAATAATAGTTCTTGTGATAATATCCATGTTTGTAGTGGCTAACACTATAAAGCTTACTGTAATAGCCAGAAAAAAGGAAATTGCCATAATGAAATATGTGGGAGCCACTAATTGGTTTATAAGATTTCCATTTATTATTGAAGGAATAGTATTAGGTACTTTTGCCATGATAATATCAGTAGCTGTAGTTGGGTTCGGATATAAGTATTTGTATGGCATGATAACTTCAGGAAGTTATATTATGATATCTGCTTACATGATACCTTATAAAATATTAGTTAAGAGTATAGTTGTAATATTTGGGGCTCTAGGAATTGGAATCGGATCTTTAGGTAGTATTGTATCTATGAGAAAGTTCTTAAAAGTATAA
- a CDS encoding murein hydrolase activator EnvC family protein, translating to MLRKTMSFFLILIICSTSFVYAADTSKEQNELNSIQRTINDIKKKLSTNKKKEKDVAVQIQDLDRKIDSREKEIDNLEFEIKETKKEIGKTKEQLVLAEENISTQDDMMNKRLRAMYKNSDVGYLQVLMESDGLVDLLSNLDMVKKIFNQDVDVLKDMKLKRDNVESVKNKLEEYERNMSIMRSNARSKQKELEVSRGEMRKIKSQIAKDGKALEKQEDALKKYADQLEAEILRKQSGGKYVGGKFTWPAPGYTRITSPFGYRIHPVLKKKKLHTGIDVGIPYGKNLVAAADGKVIHANWLGGYGKAVMIDHGGGIVTLYGHTSKLLVKNGQRVKKGTPIAKCGSTGMSTGPHLHFEVRKNGKYIDPMTYLKK from the coding sequence ATGTTAAGAAAAACTATGAGTTTCTTTTTAATACTAATTATCTGTTCCACAAGTTTTGTATATGCTGCAGATACTAGTAAGGAACAAAATGAACTTAATAGCATACAAAGGACTATTAATGACATAAAGAAGAAATTATCTACAAATAAGAAGAAAGAAAAAGATGTGGCTGTACAAATTCAAGATTTAGATAGAAAAATAGATAGTAGAGAAAAGGAAATAGATAATTTAGAGTTTGAGATAAAAGAAACTAAAAAAGAAATAGGAAAGACTAAAGAACAATTAGTCCTTGCAGAGGAAAATATAAGTACTCAAGATGATATGATGAATAAAAGATTAAGGGCCATGTACAAGAACTCAGATGTGGGATATTTACAAGTTTTAATGGAGTCAGATGGTCTGGTTGATCTTTTATCTAACCTTGATATGGTAAAGAAGATTTTTAATCAAGATGTGGATGTATTAAAAGATATGAAATTAAAGCGTGACAATGTTGAGAGTGTAAAAAATAAACTAGAAGAATATGAAAGAAATATGTCCATAATGAGAAGTAATGCCAGGTCTAAACAAAAGGAATTGGAAGTTTCCAGAGGCGAGATGAGAAAAATAAAAAGTCAAATTGCTAAGGATGGAAAGGCCCTAGAGAAGCAAGAAGATGCCCTTAAAAAATATGCAGATCAATTAGAAGCAGAAATTCTAAGAAAGCAATCTGGCGGTAAGTATGTGGGAGGAAAATTCACATGGCCAGCACCAGGATATACTAGAATAACATCACCATTTGGATATAGAATACACCCTGTTTTAAAGAAAAAGAAACTACATACAGGTATAGATGTGGGAATTCCATATGGAAAGAATCTAGTGGCAGCAGCAGATGGAAAGGTAATTCATGCTAACTGGTTAGGTGGATATGGAAAAGCTGTTATGATTGACCATGGTGGAGGTATAGTGACACTATATGGACATACATCTAAGTTACTAGTTAAAAATGGACAAAGGGTTAAAAAGGGTACTCCTATAGCTAAATGTGGTAGTACAGGAATGTCTACAGGACCTCACTTACATTTTGAAGTGAGAAAGAACGGTAAATATATTGACCCTATGACTTATTTAAAGAAATAA